The Vitis vinifera cultivar Pinot Noir 40024 chromosome 18, ASM3070453v1 region gccatacttccTTCGAAACCAGGTGATATTTCCATGTAGAattcctcttctaggtcaccatttagaaacgcattttttatgtccagttgttgcaagcatcaatcttgattgacagccaatgagagaagaatcctgatagtgttcagttttgcaataGGAGCAAAggtctcctgatagtctatcccataggattgtgtaaaccctctagctaccaaacgagccttgaatctctcgattgatccatctgctttgtattttatggtgaaaatccacttgcaccccacgggcctcttcccaaccggcaaattTGTGATAGTCCatgtcccattcttctcaagtgcatcaatctcatcttgtactgccttcttccattctaaaattttgaatgcctcttgtattgtgttgggaacctgagtatcatcaagagaagtagcaaatgctctgtaagatggtgataacccttcataagtaacataattcccaattggatgatctgtacatctcctaacacccttcctcaatgcaatcggcagagtagaatcatcaatgctgggaattgACACCTCTCCAGCcttatcctcacctatgttctcttcaggtaAACTTGAaatggagtcaatatattggccacatgttggctgtgatccgtgctctaagtcctgtcttttcctcctcctgatgtatacttgtaagttctcattagcaagttatagggctataggttgaataggcgtgggagactggatggtcacgggagaaggaacatttgtgggCTGGGTTGGTTGGACTGAtgacggcatgggtgtggacaactcagtgggcgcggattgggaaggatttggtgactctaaGTGAGAAAAAGGTACAGCCTCAAGaagagactcccaaacttgatgttcattcatgctctccccctgaacatgagatttgggatagaagaagacatgttcaaagaaagagacgtccatggtggtgtaaaatcttttgttggttagagaatagcatttgtaccctttttgggttggagaataccctaggaaaatgcacttattggctcgaggagcaaatttgctacgattttgaggatacacatgaacgaaggccgtgcaaccaaatactttgagtggtaaatcagaagaggcagCACAGGTGtgagagaatttttttaagagaagttgatgtggggattgaaaggtaagcactctggatggcatacggttaatcaaataggtagctgtgagaatggtttccccccagaaatagtttggaacattagaggaaaacataaggcaccgggcaacctccaagagatgtctattcttgcgttcagccaccccattttgttgtggcgtgtcaacgcaagaacttatgtggataatgccgtgattttgaagataggtactgagactactagtaaagtattcctttgcattatctgacttgaggacttgaattttggaattgaattgattttgaaccataagattgaaggtttgaaaaatgtgcccgacctctgacttttctttcataaggaaaacccatgttacccgtgtatgatcatcaacgaatgtcacaaaccattgagtgccagaaatattttttatccgtgagggaccccacacatcactatgtactaaagagaaaacagtcgaaggtttgtatgggatttgaggatatactgttcgagtatgctttgcaaactgacaaatttcacagtgataagatgctggatttttattgataactaatttgggaaacaattttgcaaggtaaacaaagctaggatgaccaaggcgatagtgtaacattataatctcactatctttattgaccttagaatttgacacagaattgaaagactctaacagactctgagactgtacgcaacttgcttgagagacttggtttgagaatcGGCCACATGggaggaggtagagcccggaacacagttcagcactgccaatcatcttccccgatttcaagtcctgaaaaacacatgagtttggataaaatttagtaacacattggagatcacgggccaatttgctaatggacaaaagattataatccaagtttggaacatggaggacagagtcaagatacaattctttagtaagttttatggAACCTGTCCcgacaatttttgactttgaaccatcagcaatatggacggatgaatgaccattacttggcttgtaattttgaagaatggcagcatctcctgtcatgtgatcaaaagcacctgtgtccactatccacagcttcattcctcctcgattagcagtgaaggctgtcccggtagtactgccactgccaacttggcttaatagtttctgtagcatctccatctgctctttgttaaATGGACTCGGCTCAggaacagatgtgctctcagagttggtagccacgtgtgctctgccatctctgtcaaaccgtggctttggtttccaatcagccggtttgccatgaagcttccagcaagcctccttataatggcctagtttcttacaataatcacaccaaggcttatctcgtttctgacgatctccaccactactattaaatgaccgagcagcaagggcagaggcatccaatgttagggcaggttgctctttggatcccatcatcactttctttctactttcttcacgcctaacctctgaaaaagcctccctgagacttggcaggggtttaatgcccataattcggcctctaacatcatccaattccctgtttagtcctaggaaaaacttgaacagtctcttttgttccacaatctgcctgtatgttgctgcatcatccgaacatttctatgagtgagtctcgaataagtcaagttgttgccaataccttgtgaatgtgttgtaatactgagtaactgactgttctccttggcggaagtcatgtagggctgattcaacctgaaaaagttctgaagtattttcagaacttgagtaagtttctttggttgcatcccatatgtcctttgcagtcccaaacagcaagaaattttcacctatgtcattgttcatggaattgataagccatgacatgatcatgctgttttcaatcttccacttcctgaaacccggttctgtagtttctggcatgactgcttctccagtgaggtactcatcctttcctttaccgcaaatgaacagcaacacagattgtgaccactgtaaatagttatggtcatttaatttgtgtcctgtgatgagaataggagaggaatcactgccaccaaggtttggaatttcagaactTCCCCCTGATTCTGGTGTCGTGAcactggatacttgtgatgatgtcattccgtattttgtcatggagaTGAGGAAGACAACCGAATATGGTTGCTGGAAATAGGGAAGAGGAGAAAACCAGAGATATCGGCCTGAGAGACAGCCGAATATGGTTGCTAGAAATAAGGAAGAGATGAAAACCAGAGATACCGGcctgagaacagggactgatggccggaatgagagatggccagagagagagatggtcggATTGAGAGATGGCCATAGAGACTTGGTCGGAATGAGTGATggccagagagagagatggcCGAATTGAGAGATGGCTAGAGAGGTTTGGCTGGAATgaatgatggcctgaataagaggcggccagaagggattagggtttcagaaaactagctctgataccatgaagaatttctgaactcctttattcgTTTTTTGGTatacaccatacacatatatatacacaaatgactgaataagaaaatatctatctagcttgattctctcctaaaaaataggaaactgaatcctaaggaaatatcctaaatgatctctccttttttattcttaaaatattttcctaaattaaaacctTAACTTTGAATGCCGAATTTCAACACTATCAATTCAATTGGTGATCCTAGTAAATTTTCCAATTCAATGATTGGTCCAGTTCTAAAAACATTGGTGATAATGGGTTAAGGAGATGGTGGTGTGGTAACATTGGTGGCAATTTAGCAATAGTTGTCTTGGTGATAGTGGTAATGTTAGCAACCTAAAAAAGATAGGGGCACTATGTTTACTTATAAACGGAAGGAGAAAGGTTAAGGTGAAAAGTCCTGGGTGCAAGTGTAATTTCcccataattttaaaagttctaCTAGGAGAATTTGTCTTCTATTTAGTCCCATACTTAAATGGTTGTttgatcaaaattcaattttctttttctcctaaTTATTCTATATGATGCATGATGGTTTTTCTCCTAATTATTCCATATGATGCATGATGGAATTTCATCTGGGCATTTTGTGCATCTAAGTCGTTCctatgttttttgaaacttttgtCTTTACTATTTGAGTACTTGAGGAAAGTATGATATAAATCATCTGATGGAAAGGCTTGTTCCTTACCTTGGTAATCATTATAGATTATAATGTTAAGGACACTTTATCCAATCTCAGGTGCCATCGAAAAGCTCATTATGATGGATACGTCTTATGACATGGTGAAATTGTGTAGAGATGCTGAGCAAGATGTGCCTAATGAAAGCATAGAAACTTCCTTTGTGGTTGGTGATGAAGAGTTTTTGCCCATAAAAGAAAGGTATTTTAATGCAAACCATGATTGCACACGGGAAAGGACTGCTAAAATGGTAATTGCAGAAAGCTAAGCAGCTGTTTAATAAATGGAAAACCTACTCAATAAGAAACCATAATAGGAAGTTGTGTGAGCATAGCTTTCAGTACTAAAGGAGTCGAATAAAATATGAGTGTCTCTTTTTTGCATTATGCTTGGGTGCTTATAAATGTTGCTTAGTAATTTGAAtcattgtttaatttataattcAATGGGCAATATTAAAATTCTCCTTTACTGTAATACCAATTTCAGAATTCAAATGGTCCTCTGTAATCTAGTAGATAAAGTCCAGTGGAAAAGCTCAGcgtaaaacataaaaaaagctcactaaacattttctaaacaaaaaatttagaaacTTTTTAACCAGATTCTGGTGTACAACTGGCTGCCTTATTTGATTCCTATCATAATGGAAATTACCTTTGGAGCCTTATGATATTCACAACAAACAAAACCTGCTCTTCAATGCCTTCATCAGTATGTATGTAGATTCATGTAAAAAATATGTTGATGTTTTTATTGGCACTCTAATGGCTTGTATTTGTAAATTGCAAAGTTCTCTAGATCTGGTAATCAGCTGCTTGGGACTCCATTGGACGAATGATCTTCCTGGAGCCATGATACAGGTAAGCTTCTTTAGAGTTGTTATGGTTTTAAGTATTGTTATCGATGTCTCAAAACTCAAAAGTGATGGGCCTGGTGCTACGCTATGTCTTCTGAAGTGCAGCGTTACACAAAAAGTGCATTGAAGTCCATGaagagaggtttttttttttttttttttttctgataggcaTTGAAAATTCACAAAGATAAGAACATCTAAATAAATGGAGAGAACTTATAAGGTACCAATCTTAGAGATAAGGGTGCATATTCCATTGTGTAGAAAAAGCAATAAATTTTCTGACTTGGCCTAAGCTACTATGCTAGTTCATCATCTTAAAGTATGTAACTCCAGAGATATTGTAAACCTATAGTATTAGGATAATTGCACTCCTTGGTTTCTTCATATTTTGAAACTCTATTTTTTCAATCTTGAAATAGGTACTCAACTTTACCAACATGTCATTTGATACAACATTTACAACAACAAAAGTAGAGTACATGttagacctttttttttatatcagaaacaaaatatattcattttattgaaTGGTAATTACAAAGAAGGATGGCTTATCCTTTCAACACGTACAATTGCTGGCCAAAAAGTAGAAACACTTACAAAGAAGTACATGTTAGAGTCAAAAATGAAGATGAGCAAACTTACACTGATATATACCCATCtgccaaaaacaaaaacaagcaaCTTGGTCCAAGTGGAATTTAAACAgactattttcctttttgaaaaagGTGTTTCCTTCAATTGGTTTTTTAGTGTTAGACAAGCTATGTAGTTTCATCTTTTATTTAACAacctaattatatatatatattggaggATGGAGATATATTACACAGCTCCTAGCAAAAAGGGGGATTCACCCCATTTATGCTGGAAAACTACTCCAATTAAATATTTGAGGAGTCAGTCTCCTGCAACGTTAATCCTTGATTGAATGGTCTAAGTTTGCACTTGATCTCTTTCCTGAAAATGGGATTAGCTTTGTAACTGTGTTTTCTTCCCTAATATTgacattttaataatttgatgccTAGTTTAGAATCTCCTTCATAATCACAGAGAcacatctttttccttttcagtAGTTGCAGCCCATTTAGGAGAGATAAAGATTCAAACTGAGATTTTATGGCAGTCAATTATTATTGTTGAGTGGTAACTCATTTGTGGCGATGTCTAAGACACAAGTTCATGTTGTATTTTTGACAGTGCAGATTGGCATTGAAGCCCGATTGCCTATTTTTAGCAGCTATTCTTGGTGGAGAAACCTTaaagtagtttattcacttgtTTTTCTTCAAATCTAGTATAGTATTTCAATGCACTAAAGGCCTAAgtgttttttccatttttcttgtgATTAGGGAGCTGAGAATAGCATGTACTGTAGCACAAATGGAGCGTGAAGGGGGCATAAGTCCACGAGTATCACCATTGGCACAGGTGGGTACTTTGCTGCAAAATTCCTCTCTATTATCATTAAATTGTGACTTGAAAGGTCAGTCATTATATAGTTTTCAAGCAGTAGTTTCTTATGCATGCATGTAATTTTGTGTATTTAGTACTTTTATACGAATTGTTCTGATCTCCATACTCTGTAGTTGAATTTCTTTCCAGATTATTCAATGTTTTAAGTCAAGTCTAAAACTTGAAATGTACTGGttacaaatttctcatcacttcTATGCTCGCATATAAATTTTTGTTGTGAGAgttcaaattttaattgaagCTCTATATTGATCcacataataaatatataaaagtaaacATCTAGGTACTTAAAAGTACAATCATATACAGGCATGAGTCAAATTTACATGCAGGATGTCaatttatgagttttttttcaTGTGAGCCATGTGGTAAGCTTGGAATTCAAACATCCAGATGCTTTTGTTGTTTGTGTTGGAAAATTTTCTGAGCATGGTAATTAGTGGTAAAACATGGTAATTGGCAACTTAACTTTAGGAAATGTCAAAAGAGGCGGTAAAAAGCAATTAATACCTGAGTTGTTACTAATAAATTGCATACATAACAAACATGTGATATATAGGCTGCTAATCATGTGTGCTGGAGAAGATACATAACATGTCAAAAAGTTGAATGCTAATTAGATGCCAACTCTGATATCCAAATACAATGTCTTGGCACTAAAACATGTTTACCAGAGTACTTGATTGAGTGTCTACTAGAAGGTAAAAGTATtagacaaaagaaaaggaactggaaccaaaaaaattaaggaaaaaaaaagctgAGGGTGGAATGGAAACCCCATTAAAAGACTTTGCTGCCAGTGATCCTTTTGGCATAGTCAACTGATCCACTACTTAGTTACTGACTTAGACATCCAATAGAAGAGGTGTAAAACATGATAATGTGAGATTAATCATcaatgaagaagatgaaatattcaaataaaaaaatttcggGGGTTTTGCTCATAGTAAAAGAGATTATCTTGTTACTCAATTTATTAAGCCCATGTGCAACCCCAAAAAGAGATGTTACACGTGAGGGAGGGTGTTGCAAATCTCCCAATTTATAAAGCTCACTTTTAAACCCAAAAAGCGAGGCTACATGTGAGGAAAGGTGTTGGAGAGAATGATGTACATTATGAACCCAAATCTTACAAgcttaagtttttaggaaaattggtagttcaacatATTTGTTTAATGACCATTCATCTTGGATCTTGGACCATGGATCATCCATCTAGTTTACACCCCTAACTGCAGAACATGATTTCAAACTTCTCTTATGACTATGAGGTAACCATAGCTCCAAGAGCCTGAATCCTGTGTAGTTCATGAAATGAATGAAAACCTAGAATCAATCATCAATTTATAGCCAGATCCAGAAGAGCAAGCACTTCTCAAGGGAAGGTGCTGTCATCTCATGCGAAATTCCATTTATCACAGTGGCactcttcaaattgattttgggcccacaaattcttaaaattctTAAAGATGGTGGTCATGCTAATGAACCTATTGCCCTTGCTAGAGGAGAATAAAAATGGTATTGTTAGCAAAGTAGAAATGGGAAACTCTAGGACTCGCCTTCCCAACCCTGAAGCTTTTAATAATATCAACCTTCTCAACCCTAGTGAAAATCTTACTCAAAACATGGACTACcaaggaaaataagaaatgCAGTAAAGGACCCCTTGCCTTAGGTCCCTCTAAGTTCCATCTTGCTTTCTGATTTTACACTGATCTTGATTGCAAAAATCTATTACATCTTTTGCTTATCAGAaaaaaatttgttccatttttcCCATCTTTCACCAAAAGCTTCCCTGTGCATTACATGGTGTAGGAAATCCTGGGCCACCTGGTCATTGACTTTCTCAAACTCCACCATAATCATAAGTCTTTGCCTTCTTTTTGATACATTTTAGTATGGTGTTGGTCACCAATATAGAATTCTGCATCCCTAGTGAAGGCCCCTTGAGTATGGTATCCTATAAACacaaataacaacaacaataggTCTGAATTCTTAtcccaaatataaaaaactaatgTGTCTCAAGTTTTTAATAGAGATGGAATCCATTTTCTTGAGGATGAGAGTTATGAAGctagaattggagttttggcccctaaaataaaatttgtaaaatctggTTTTGTCTTAATAAAGAAGTAATGATAAAACAGTAGAGACATGTGGCTTTATCTCATCTTAAACTGAAATCCACCTCTTGAATCTCCTCTTCCTCAAAAGATCTTCCTAACTAAGAGGTACTCTTCCCTGCTACAGACTCCATTCAACCACTCCCTTCCCTGTTTCACCATCTTTTTAGCTGAATACAACctcaaaaatatctcaaaaattcattAGAAATACAACTGCCATATCCAAGAAATTTCCTGATTCAAACTCTAAAGCCTCAGTCTGTTTAATCACTCAAAATTTCATCCATTTGTCACCATGTGGTTATAATTTGTTTCTGTGTCTGTTTAGCATGGCTTGAATCACAGTAATTAGATTGTCTAGGAGTTAAGTAATCACTATGGGCCCATTGAAATGCCCAGATTTAGAGTTCAGTTtgcaaaatatttggctttgcttttttccccatttttcgTTGTTTCCTTTACACTTTAAATGTACTCTTGGTGGTTGTTGGAGTTGTTTCTGCTTTTGTGCCAAAGCACTCTTCTTGGTCTTATCTTTGTTGACAAATGTAGTGAAGACTTGGATTGGGTTATGTTTAATACCATATTTTGTTGGTGGTGCTGAcaattttttatggttttgttATTTAGGTTCGGGATGCGGGCAATCTTTTGACTCGTGCAGGCTTTACGCTTCCTAGTGTTGATGTTGATGAATACACTGTTAAATATAGAAGTGGTGAGAATCCCCATTTGTCAATTCTGGCTTGTAGTTCAGTAGCTGTATTGGAAACACATAATTCTATGCCTTTTGAGTCTACATTTGATTGTAAAGTAACGCTTTCATTAGTGGGATTACTGTAAGCTTAGGTCTCATGGTTAAGTTTGTCATATGCATGTGAACTGCTGACATGTCCACAGACCCTTGTAGTTTGAAGCATTTTAATTGCCATCTATCTTATTTGTTGAATCTCCGGAATAATTCTTACTTGTATGACCTTGATCTTCTTTGCAATACCAATCGTTATTTCTCATTCCCCATGTAGTTTTTGGGTCTGTTTCTATGTCCATGTTCCTTGTACggatcactataaacttgacccTAAGATGTTTGAcagcatttttctttgtttgccCACTCAAGTGAGTTAtgtgttatcattttttttttttatcagaagttATGTGTTATCATCTCACctctttaaaaatttaatttccacgTCACAATATTTGAGTTTGCCTTTTATCTGGGCCTGGTCACCATACCCCCCTTTCTGAGGAGGCACACCTTCTCTTGAAGTTGCAGGTCCTTCTATGTCTGATTAACCATCTTTCAGAAATCAGTGGGTGTAAAAAGTTGTTTATTCCCTCATTGTTGAAATATGTGCTATTGCTTGCATTTCCTGCTGCCTTTTCCACTTCTTCTCCTGAGCAGGaaggtgattttcttattgaagcaaaaaataataatcatatgtTCCTATAAAAGaattgtaattattattatatattaacttagaatataagttaaaaataaaatcaatgcaTCTTAATTACCTTTATGTCTCACATGTGCTTTTAACTGTATGTAGCTCTTGACCTAATAGAACATCTGCGTTCAATGGGTGAAACTAATGCTCTTCTACAGAAAAGCAATGtaagatttttttctctttttttaaaattgttatttttaaaatttaggtttaattttttttacttttttcgcATATAATGAATGCTTCATTCTTTTGGATATATATTCTGCTTTCTTACTGAGAGTCAGCTTGGTTCTACTTATATCATTGGCAATTTTGATTTGTGTCTCAATGAAATCAGATCTTAAAGAGAGAAACAGCCCTAGCAACTGCAGCTGTTTATGATTCAATGTTTGCAGGAGAAGATGGCACCATTCCCGCAACCTTCCAGGTGATAATAGTACAGTGCTTCCTGTAGAATAACATTTTTGTATGGTTTGTATTGTCAACTTTCTTCATGATAAATAATGAAGCTCTTGAAACCAGGGAAACAGTACAAACAAATGAAGCTAAAACAACTTAGCCTTAGGGGTTGGATAATCTAAGTATGTATTCTGTAATGTTCAAGCGATCTACCAATTGAATAGGTGGAGCTACCAAGAGCCATTGGTATTTCTGTCTGATTTCATGAACTGGAATCTTGATCTCTATATCACCATGGGGATCATATAATAGAATAATTATAAAGAGGGCTGACTTGACTCCCAAATCATGATAAGTGAAAAATATTCACTCATTCTATTGTTTACTACTTCTATCCTTTGCAAAACTGTTCTATATAAGATTATTGACCCTTGCATGGGCAAGAGAAAGTGATGcaggatttttaaaatttccagcATTTTGGAATTATTGTTAGTTGTAGAGAAGAAAATTTCTTAATCACACTAAGACTTCTAGGAAATGTAGGATAGATTCCCTAGTAATCACATGATTCACACCCTCAAAGAAGCTTGATAGCTGATGAAAACTCTCAGTAAATTCCTAAGCAATCACACccacaaaataaagattttcaTTGTTAGATATGTGTACATACAAGGGCATACACCGGTTGGCGAGTTTGTTCTCACCTATCCTTTAGCCTTAGTATTTTCAGGTTCTACCTCAAGGGATTTGCCATCTTTTACCTTCGGGTTTCCTTCTAACCTTTGGTCTTGGCCCTCCTTAATTAGAGGGAAATGGTTTCAAAAGTCAATCAATTGAGAAAAAACTGATAACAAGCTACTTTAAAGTGGGTTGGAGTTTCTCATGTTTGTGCTTTGATTGCCAAGATGGAtggaaaggagaagaaattattCAGGATCCTACATCTTCTTGGCAAACCAAAGTGGAGGATTAGATAATTCAATTTCCTTTCTTCATCTCAGTTCTCTTTTTGTACTCCTATTTATGCTTGCACATCCTTGTTATGACActggaaaatgatgaaaattttctcatattttggtTAACTTTTACACTGCTCTGGTTTTTGTAGGTTATTTACATGACCGGGTGGAGGGAACACTCTTCTCAGCAGAAGGCCAAAAGAAGGGGATCTGCCACAGTATCTTTCCAAGACATACAAAAGCAGTTTGGCAGTGATAGTTGACTGGTAGTCTTTATGAATGTTAAAGACGATGAAGGAACTTCCCCAACATGGGCAGAGAGGCATTCCAATGCCCACCAAGGTGGCAGTATTTTCATATGTAGCATGATTATTCTGAAgggaaacaaaataagagaagTCAGTTATGGTTGTTATACAATTGCTTTGTATTGATGTCCTCACCAAATTGACTTGATGTAGGAGTTTCTACAGAGCAAAAGTACCAGGAGGCAAAGTTATGGGTGCCTTTTCTTTCAAGTTAAGAAACTGTTCCAATGGAGGATATGAGAAGTAACTGTGTCATGGGTTAATCATCTCAGGTGAGTGATggaaaatcttcaaatttcataaaattttccgTGGATATCCCTCAGTTACTCCTCTTGAAGTTagtcttttgaatttttattctTCGCAATGGCTGGGAACGCCTTTGTGGCTTTTGAATCTATATGGACCGTTCTTTTGAATCTTTGTTTTATTTCCTCTAGTAGATTATGTGATGGGTTTTTAGTGATGTTGGGTAGACTTTTTAAGACAACTGATGCCCTAGATGGTTGATATTGCTTTAAGAGCTGGTAGATCCTTTCGGTGGACGTCTTGCTTAGCCAAGCATGCAGATGGGTTAgtaaacttttatttaaaaaaaaattggatgattgttgACATAAAGCGGGTGATAATTCATGATTAGATGTAGATTAGATGTAGGACGAACGTCACTCTTGTGTTTTCCTAATGGATCTGTGACTCGCATAAAGTGTTGGCTGAAACCATTTAGAGTTCGTTTGGTAGTAGTTTtaggaaacgtttttaatatttgaaaaattttattatttaagtattaaaaatgttatatacGCTTTCTAGAATGACTTCCAAACATGCAATAATTCTATATAAGATAaactacaattttaaaaatatccattaagaaaacaaattaattaaatttgatgtctttataagtaaataaatttcaattaatacgtgcaaaaataaattgattaaaaaaatatctaccATATTTCTTAGATTATTTTATTAAGTGAAtgaatatatttctttatacttataaatttatattaagaaTTTAGATTTATTATAATGGAGGTTCTTACTTTTTTTAGAAATGTAACAACAATGATGATATTCAGTTTTTTGTATtgcataattttattattaatctaTGATTAGTTCgcattattaaattaatta contains the following coding sequences:
- the LOC100255004 gene encoding putative methyltransferase At1g22800, mitochondrial gives rise to the protein MRALVATLCRRRVQEPFSRFFYGSLSTDNGDGFQSSRVKIFDRHLKRKQRDRAAWLACPKDPLVDTVAENLLDRLEDCKKAFPTALCLGGSLEAIRRLLRGRGAIEKLIMMDTSYDMVKLCRDAEQDVPNESIETSFVVGDEEFLPIKESSLDLVISCLGLHWTNDLPGAMIQCRLALKPDCLFLAAILGGETLKELRIACTVAQMEREGGISPRVSPLAQVRDAGNLLTRAGFTLPSVDVDEYTVKYRSALDLIEHLRSMGETNALLQKSNILKRETALATAAVYDSMFAGEDGTIPATFQVIYMTGWREHSSQQKAKRRGSATVSFQDIQKQFGSDS